From the genome of Thermococcus chitonophagus, one region includes:
- a CDS encoding CidB/LrgB family autolysis modulator, whose product MNIFGVFLTFFLYTAFSWVYAKKRTPALNPVLLSIVTIAVILKATGIKYEEYMESAKFLSFLLGPAVVSLAIPLYKQLSIIREYKKEIAVGVVVGGSTAILSAVYMLKAFHAPEILQRSFAPKSVTTAIAMGVSEKIGGIPPLTAVLVILTGILGNALAPELLNIFRVRDRVARGLATGVSSHGLGTARIITEDELAGAVSGLGMALNGVYTAFILPAIINFLV is encoded by the coding sequence ATGAATATTTTTGGAGTATTCTTAACGTTCTTCCTGTACACGGCCTTTTCCTGGGTGTACGCAAAGAAGAGAACCCCGGCTTTAAATCCAGTCCTCCTCTCAATAGTCACGATAGCAGTTATTCTAAAGGCTACGGGCATTAAATATGAGGAATACATGGAATCAGCGAAATTTCTGAGTTTCCTCCTGGGGCCGGCCGTTGTAAGCTTAGCTATTCCACTCTACAAGCAGTTGTCCATAATCAGAGAATACAAGAAGGAAATCGCGGTTGGGGTTGTGGTGGGAGGAAGTACGGCGATACTATCGGCGGTTTACATGCTGAAGGCCTTTCATGCCCCTGAAATCCTTCAGAGGAGCTTTGCTCCGAAGAGCGTTACAACTGCAATAGCTATGGGCGTAAGCGAAAAGATAGGAGGGATTCCTCCCCTGACTGCAGTACTAGTAATACTGACTGGTATCCTGGGGAACGCCCTAGCTCCGGAACTCCTAAATATCTTCAGGGTTAGGGATAGGGTAGCGAGGGGACTAGCGACGGGAGTTTCCTCCCACGGCCTGGGAACCGCAAGGATTATAACTGAGGACGAGCTCGCTGGAGCCGTTAGCGGGCTGGGAATGGCCCTAAATGGTGTTTACACGGCATTTATCCTTCCGGCAATCATAAACTTCCTCGTTTAA